The following are from one region of the Micromonas commoda chromosome 12, complete sequence genome:
- a CDS encoding predicted protein, with amino-acid sequence MAPRPDLDVDTVEACVASTRDGPLRVQPSLIPGAGLGLFTAKDVLAGTVLTGCSYGGDVLTFTQARALPPDAKDYVMALHFNVHVDAANHPGYLARYINDNLTDGGRHRNVRFVKDPARRSATVMATRDLRAGEELYAEYGDGYWRRRGSTETGRRDA; translated from the coding sequence atggcgccgaggccggacCTGGACGTCGACACGGTGgaggcgtgcgtcgcgtccacgcgcgacgGTCCCTTACGCGTTCAGCCCAGCCTCATACCCGGAGCGGGCCTCGGTTTATTCACGGCGAaggacgtgctcgcgggTACCGTCCTGACCGGATGCTCGTACGGTGGCGACGTGCTCACCTTCACGCAAGCTCGCGCGTTGCCACCCGACGCGAAGGACTACGTCATGGCGCTGCATTTcaacgtccacgtcgacgcggcgaaccaCCCGGGATACCTCGCGAGGTACATCAACGACAACTTGACCGACGGCGGGCGTCATCGCAACGTCAGGTTCGTCAAggatcccgcgcggcggagcgccaCCGTGATGGCCACGAGGGACCTCAgggcgggcgaggagctgTACGCGGAGTACGGCGACGGATACTGGCGACGCAGGGGCTCGACGGAAacgggacgacgcgacgcatAG
- a CDS encoding ATP-binding cassette superfamily (mitochondrial iron transporter(ABCB/ATM1)) → MDADDVDDIPPPPSAALVDVLPYLYRVSVAQRGTAIRLAFAVSAMLVQKSTGLAVPILFKVAVDRLTDAAMASGVGNDAAVALALRAAAWALVASGTFKAISGLATELRSVAFTPVAQAAGRRVALQVFNHVLNLDLSFHLDRRTGALQRIIDRGTRSITMVFRAVVFTFVPTMVELALVCFLLWRAFSWHVVAIVLSTFVLYVGWTVRMTGVSAELRKIANKMDGITTGKAVDALLNYETVTTFGNVKLESDSYDQLLRSYHEAALGSERASSALNAGQAVILAGGMTCVLASAALGIGRGGLEFVGPISTRVGDLVMANGLLLQLWAPLQFLGFFYRELRQSLVDMEAMFEVMSTTSAIPDGTQTLPAKEGGARVTLRDVSFTYGGAVGGRKVVKNVSLDISEGQSVGIVGPSGSGKSTLLRLLLRMYDVTGGSVEVDGVDVRNLRQDSLRSITAVVPQDTVLFNDTLRHNLRYGRAAASEEEVLKAASDARLDGTLAAMPDGLQTMVGERGVKLSGGEKQRVAIARAFLRSPRLLLADEATSALDTATEVGILQSLQEVAEGRTAVFVAHRLSTVRSCDKIVVMEAGSIVEQGTHAQLMDGKGEGPKSGLYASMWASQQAEIEEEARVAASKSNLGVFSEVET, encoded by the coding sequence atggacgccgacgacgtcgacgacatccccccgccgccctccgccgccctcgtggACGTCCTCCCGTACCTTTACAGGGTGTCCGTGGCGCAGAGGGGCACGGCGATCAGGCTGGCGTTCGCGGTGTCCGCCATGCTGGTGCAGAAATCAACCGGCCTCGCGGTGCCCATCCTGTTCAAGGTGGCGGTGGACAGGTtgaccgacgcggcgatggcgagcggcgtcgggaacgacgccgcggtcgcgctcgccctgcgcgccgccgcgtgggcgctGGTGGCGAGCGGCACCTTCAAGGCAATCTCCGGTCTGGCCACTGAGCTTCGATCTGTGGCGTTCACGCCGGTGGCGCAAGCCGCCGGCCGGCGAGTCGCGCTGCAGGTGTTCAACCACGTGTTGAACCTGGACCTGTCGTTCCACCTCGATCGACGAACCGGGGCGCTGCAGCGAATAATCGACCGCGGGACGAGGTCGATCACGATGGTGTTCAGGGCGGTGGTGTTCACGTTCGTTCCCACGATGGTGGAGCTGGCGCTGGTGTGCTTTCTGCTGTGGCGCGCGTTCTCGTGGCACGTGGTGGCCATCGTGCTGTCCACCTTCGTGCTGTACGTGGGTTGGACCGTACGGATGACGGGCGTGAGCGCCGAGTTGCGCAAGATCGCCAACAAGATGGACGGCATCACCACCGGTAAAGCCGTGGACGCCCTTCTCAACTACGAGACGGTGACCACCTTTGGCAACGTCAAGCTCGAGTCGGATTCGTACGATCAACTACTTCGGAGTTAccacgaggcggcgctggggagcgagcgcgcgagctcggcgctcAACGCGGGGCAGGCGGTGATACTCGCGGGTGGCATGACGTGCGtgctggcgtccgcggcgctgggtATCGGCAGGGGCGGGTTGGAGTTTGTCGGGCCCATATCCACGAGGGTCGGCGACCTCGTGATGGCCAACGGGCTGCTGCTGCAGCTGTGGGCGCCGCTGCAGTTCCTCGGGTTCTTCTACCGCGAGCTGAGGCAGTCGCTGGTGGACATGGAGGCCATGTTCGAGGTGATGAGCACCACGAGCGCCATACCGGACGGCACCCAGACCTTGcccgcgaaggagggcggcgccaggGTGACCCTCAGGGACGTGTCTTTCACctacggcggcgccgtcggagggCGGAAAGTTGTCAAGAACGTGTCCCTCGACATCTCGGAGGGTCAGAGCGTGGGTATCGTCGGCCCGTCCGGCAGCGGTAAGAGCACCCTGCTGAGGCTCTTGCTCCGCATGTACGACGTGACCGGCGGGAGCGTGGAggttgacggcgtcgacgtacgAAACCTGAGGCAGGATTCTTTACGGTCCATCACCGCCGTGGTGCCCCAGGACACCGTGCTGTTCAACGACACGCTGCGCCATAACCTCCGGTacggtcgcgccgccgcgagcgaggaggaggtgctgAAGGCTGCGAGCGACGCCAggctcgacggcaccctcgcggccATGCCGGACGGCTTGCAGACGATGGTGGGCGAGAGGGGCGTGAAgctgagcggcggcgagaagcagcgcgtcgccatcgcgcgcgcgttcctgcggtcgccgcggttgTTGCTGGCGGACGAGGCCACCAGCGCGCTGGACACCGCGACGGAGGTTGGGATCCTCCAGTCGCTTcaggaggtggcggagggTCGAACCGCGGTATTCGTAGCGCACCGGCTCTCGACGGTGAGGTCGTGCGATAAGATCGTGGTCATGGAGGCGGGTTCCATCGTGGAGCAGGGGACGCACGCGCAGCTCATGGACGGCAAGGGCGAGGGGCCCAAGAGCGGGCTGTACGCGTCCATGTGGGCGTCGCAACAGgcggagatcgaggaggaggcgagggtggcggcgagcaaGAGTAACCTCGGGGTCTTCTCCGAGGTTGAGACCTGA